In one Lolium rigidum isolate FL_2022 chromosome 3, APGP_CSIRO_Lrig_0.1, whole genome shotgun sequence genomic region, the following are encoded:
- the LOC124699048 gene encoding agamous-like MADS-box protein AGL65 yields MGRVKLKIKKLENSSGRQVTYSKRRSGILKKAKELSILCDIDLILLMFSPAGKPTICVGDKSPIDEVIGKYAQQTPQERAKRKLESLEALKKTFKKLDHDVNIQDFLGSGGQTVEELSSHLGALQCQMADVQKRLSYWSDPEKVDNIDHIRAMEQSLKESLNRIGIHKENFTKQHLMGLQCAAAQFQNDMQLPLGLTGDPNASSWFHNGGGGDGQQPMMLTEDPSLIHHRDIGCSTSTSLQSYPGYFSMSKQSTDTNGGEQHHQQASAAVQQQPEFSQGECPTSLHLGAQFPYQSAFDHTSLLNERLFRPDMELHVDNAAAMDFVGGHYDMPRPGDEASFQNWASAACGATMYDHQQQPPSAQLIVQNMTESLTVGSLQQQL; encoded by the exons ATGGGGAGGGTGAAGCTCAAGATTAAGAAATTGGAGAACAGCAGCGGCCGGCAAGTGACGTATTCGAAGCGGCGGTCAGGGATCCTCAAGAAGGCCAAGGAGTTATCCATACTCTGCGACATTGATCTCATCCTCCTCATGTTCTCTCCCGCCGGAAAGCCGACCATATGCGTCGGCGACAAAAG CCCCATAGACGAAGTCATTGGAAAGTATGCACAACAAACTCCTCAGGAAAGGGCTAAAAG GAAGCTGGAGAGCTTAGAA GCCCTAAAAAAGACATTCAAGAAGCTAGACCATGATGTCAACATTCAGGACTTCTTAGGCTCCGG GGGTCAGACGGTCGAG GAACTATCGAGTCATCTTGGTGCTTTGCAATGTCAAATGGCAGATGTTCAAAAGCGTCTCAG TTATTGGAGCGATCCTGAGAAGGTTGACAATATCGACCATATAAGAGCAATGGAGCAATCTCTCAAAGAATCTCTTAATCGCATCGGAATTCATAAG GAAAACTTCACGAAGCAGCATCTGATGGGCCTACAGTGTGCTGCAGCTCAG TTCCAGAACGACATGCAGCTCCCTCTGGGCCTGACCGGTGACCCGAACGCTTCGTCATGGTTCCACAATGGCGGCGGTGGCGATGGGCAGCAACCTATGATGCTAACTGAAGACCCCAGCTTGATCCATCATAG GGACATCGGATGCTCGACGAGCACGTCGCTGCAGAGTTACCCGGGCTACTTCAGCATGAGCAAGCAGTCGACTGACACGAACGGCGGGGAGCAGCATCACCAGCAGGCGTCGGCGGCGGTGCAGCAGCAGCCAGAGTTCAGCCAGGGCGAGTGCCCGACGTCTCTGCACCTGGGCGCGCAGTTCCCGTACCAGTCCGCCTTCGATCACACCAGCCTGCTCAACGAGAGGCTCTTCCGGCCGGACATGGAGCTGCACGTCGACAATGCGGCGGCCATGGACTTCGTCGGCGGCCACTACGACATGCCGAGGCCCGGCGACGAGGCCAGCTTCCAGAACTGGGCGTCGGCGGCATGCGGCGCCACCATGTACGACcaccagcagcagccgccgtccgcCCAA CTTATTGTTCAGAACATGACTGAATCCCTGACCGTCGGCTCCCTGCAGCAGCAACTCTGA
- the LOC124703092 gene encoding probable polygalacturonase, with amino-acid sequence MKRLVVLAWALAFVLTSVNGDARRQWREQGPPGSRPHSVTITEFGAVGDGRTLNTLPFQNAVFYARSFADKGGAQLYVPKGRWLTGSFNLTSHLTLFLEEEATIIGSKESSQWPVVEPLPSYGQGLDLPGPRHRSLINGYNLTDVVITGNNGVIDGQGSVWWDWLRSHELNHSRPHLVEFLYSEEIVISNLTFLNSPAWSIHPVYCSNVKVHNVTIKTSLDAPFTDGIVPDSCLNVLIEDSTISVSHDSISVKSGWDKYGISIGRPASDIHIRRVDLQASSGAALAFGSEMSGGISDVHADHLKIHGSSKGFSFKTTPGRGGYIKEVVISDVEMDGVLLAIEFTGNSSSHPDDDFDPSELPVIDQITLENMVGTNISVAGVLSGIEGDPFTAICLSNLSFSIADLAHSSPWSCSNVSGYSESVFPEPCLELDTVSSNSSICFSLANYSALAVA; translated from the exons ATGAAGAGGCTA GTGGTTCTGGCATGGGCGCTGGCCTTCGTTCTCACCTCAGTCAACGGCGATGCGCGGCGGCAATGGAGGGAGCAGGGGCCGCCGGGATCGCGGCCGCACAGCGTCACCATCACTGAGTTCGGCGCCGTCGGGGACGGCAGGACCCTGAACACTCTACCCTTCCAAAACGCGGTCTTCTATGCCCGGTCCTTCGCCGACAAGGGCGGAGCGCAGCTCTACGTCCCCAAGGGCCGGTGGCTCACCGGCAGCTTCAACCTCACCAGCCacctcaccctcttcctcgaggAAGAAGCCACCATCATCGGCTCCAAG GAGTCATCGCAATGGCCAGTTGTGGAACCTTTGCCATCTTATGGACAGGGACTAGACCTTCCAGGTCCTAGACATCGCAGCTTAATAAATGGATACAATCTAACCGATGTTGTTATTACCG GGAATAATGGAGTCATTGATGGCCAGGGATCAGTATGGTGGGATTGGCTTCGCTCTCATGAACTGAACCATAGTCGCCCTCATCTCGTGGAGTTTCTGTATTCCGAAGAAATTGTGATCTCAAACTTGACATTTTTAAACTCACCAGCCTGGAGCATACATCCAGTGTACTGCAG CAATGTAAAGGTTCATAATGTCACAATTAAGACCTCGTTGGATGCTCCATTCACTGATGGCATAGTTCCAG ATTCGTGTTTGAATGTGCTCATCGAAGACAGCACCATTAGTGTCAGTCATGACTCTATCTCAGTCAAAAGCGGGTGGGACAAGTATGGTATTTCCATTGGAAGGCCAGCCTCGGACATTCATATCCGCAGAGTGGATCTGCAAGCGTCATCTGGTGCGGCACTTGCATTTGGGAGCGAGATGTCCGGAGGGATCTCAGATGTTCATGCTGATCACCTAAAGATACATGGTTCTAGTAAAGGGTTTTCCTTCAAGACAACCCCTGGCCGTGGAGGTTACATAAAGGAGGTAGTCATCTCGGATGTAGAAATGGATGGTGTCCTTCTGGCCATTGAATTCACAGGTAATTCGTCAAGCCATCCAGATGATGATTTTGATCCATCTGAGCTCCCAGTGATTGATCAAATCACCCTAGAGAACATGGTGGGGACAAACATCTCGGTTGCTGGAGTTCTATCAGGAATCGAAGGTGATCCATTTACTGCCATCTGCCTTTCCAATCTCAGTTTCTCGATAGCTGATTTGGCTCATTCCAGTCCCTGGTCTTGTTCCAATGTTTCTGGATACTCTGAATCAGTTTTTCCAGAGCCTTGCTTGGAACTTGATACAGTGTCCTCAAATTCTTCAATTTGCTTCTCCCTTGCCAATTACAGTGCCCTTGCTGTGGCATAG